In a genomic window of Amycolatopsis japonica:
- the mctP gene encoding monocarboxylate uptake permease MctP has protein sequence MTNIQWPELIIFTILFAVVTVLGFVASRWKAGNTLDHLDEWGLGGRKFGSWITWFLLGGDLYTAYTFVAVPALMFSAGAMGLFALPYTIIVYPIVLMPALRMWSVSRVRGYVTPADFVRGRFGSPTLALLIAITGIIATMPYIALQLVGLEAVLRTMGINGSGIVGHLPLLVAFIILAVYTYQSGLRAPALIAFVKDILIYLVILVAIIYLPSKLGGWSAIFDAADAKFDKTPSPADGILLNANNQLQYATLALGSALALFLYPHSLTSVLASRGRSVIKRNMVALPAYSLVLGLLALLGYVAISASVKPITNNATGKPDTNTVVPVLFDMQFSSWFAGIAFAAIGIGALVPAAIMSIAAANLWTRNIYKEYIKKNATPGQEAKQAKLASLIVKFGAVAFILFIDPQFSIDLQLIGGVLILQTLPAVAISLYTRWFHRWGLIAGWVVGIGWGLIMLYNIPNPATGKAHFGGSALKLGDLSIFGWHPLSGSQLQIYVGFVALIANLLVAVIFTVIARQLKVFNGTDDTEAEDYHADEHDKDLREIGVH, from the coding sequence GTGACCAACATCCAATGGCCCGAGCTGATCATCTTCACGATCCTCTTCGCGGTCGTCACCGTTCTCGGCTTCGTCGCGTCGCGCTGGAAGGCGGGAAACACCCTCGATCACCTGGACGAGTGGGGCCTCGGCGGGCGCAAGTTCGGCTCGTGGATCACCTGGTTCCTGCTCGGTGGTGACCTCTACACGGCTTACACGTTCGTGGCCGTTCCCGCGCTGATGTTCAGCGCCGGCGCGATGGGCCTGTTCGCGCTGCCGTACACGATCATCGTCTACCCGATCGTGTTGATGCCGGCGCTGCGCATGTGGTCGGTCTCGCGCGTCCGCGGTTACGTCACCCCCGCCGACTTCGTCCGCGGCCGGTTCGGTTCGCCGACGCTGGCGCTGCTGATCGCCATCACCGGCATCATCGCGACGATGCCGTACATCGCGCTGCAGCTCGTCGGGCTCGAGGCGGTCCTGCGGACCATGGGCATCAACGGCTCCGGCATCGTCGGTCACCTGCCGCTGCTGGTCGCCTTCATCATCCTGGCGGTCTACACCTACCAGTCGGGCCTTCGCGCGCCCGCGCTGATCGCGTTCGTCAAGGACATCCTGATCTACCTCGTGATCCTCGTGGCGATCATCTACCTGCCCTCGAAGCTCGGCGGCTGGTCGGCGATCTTCGACGCCGCCGACGCGAAGTTCGACAAGACGCCGTCTCCGGCGGACGGCATCCTGCTCAACGCCAACAACCAGTTGCAGTACGCCACGCTGGCGCTCGGTTCGGCGCTCGCGCTGTTCCTGTACCCGCACTCGCTCACCAGCGTGCTCGCCTCGCGCGGCCGCAGCGTGATCAAGCGGAACATGGTCGCGCTGCCGGCGTACTCGCTGGTCCTTGGCCTGCTGGCGCTGCTCGGCTACGTCGCGATCAGTGCCTCGGTCAAGCCGATCACGAACAACGCCACCGGCAAGCCCGACACGAACACCGTCGTCCCCGTGCTGTTCGACATGCAGTTCTCGTCGTGGTTCGCCGGGATCGCGTTCGCCGCGATCGGCATCGGCGCGCTGGTGCCCGCGGCGATCATGTCGATCGCGGCGGCCAACCTGTGGACCCGCAACATCTACAAGGAGTACATCAAGAAGAACGCGACACCGGGCCAGGAGGCGAAGCAGGCCAAGCTCGCTTCGCTGATCGTGAAGTTCGGCGCGGTGGCGTTCATCCTGTTCATCGACCCGCAGTTCTCGATCGACCTGCAGCTCATCGGCGGGGTGCTGATCCTGCAGACGCTGCCCGCGGTGGCGATCTCGCTCTACACGCGGTGGTTCCACCGCTGGGGCCTGATCGCCGGCTGGGTGGTCGGCATCGGGTGGGGCCTGATCATGCTCTACAACATCCCGAACCCGGCGACCGGCAAGGCGCACTTCGGCGGCTCGGCGCTGAAGCTCGGGGACCTGTCGATCTTCGGCTGGCACCCGCTCAGCGGCTCGCAGCTGCAGATCTACGTCGGGTTCGTGGCGCTGATCGCGAACCTGCTGGTCGCCGTGATCTTCACGGTGATCGCGCGGCAGCTGAAGGTCTTCAACGGCACGGACGACACCGAGGCCGAGGACTACCACGCCGACGAACACGACAAGGATCTCCGCGAAATCGGCGTCCACTAG
- a CDS encoding DUF3311 domain-containing protein → MASGKADGKVRGFQFSPWNLLLIIPLLVLITSLFNSDGPRLFGMPFFYWFQFVFVVVGVLCTWIVYVMTKDKPTSERPDRLSVDELDEGDVK, encoded by the coding sequence ATGGCGTCAGGTAAGGCAGACGGGAAGGTGAGGGGTTTTCAGTTCAGCCCCTGGAACCTCCTGTTGATCATCCCGTTGCTGGTGCTGATCACGTCCTTGTTCAATTCGGACGGTCCCCGGCTGTTCGGGATGCCGTTCTTCTACTGGTTCCAATTCGTCTTCGTGGTGGTCGGTGTCCTCTGCACATGGATCGTCTACGTGATGACGAAGGACAAGCCGACCAGTGAGCGTCCCGACCGGCTGTCCGTGGACGAGCTCGACGAGGGGGACGTCAAGTGA
- a CDS encoding alpha/beta hydrolase — protein sequence MKKLRYAVVIPAVAGTMLAGFTPAFAGPEAAGQQPLNSTNIPAKYADQKLDWHKCTAGELPSAPPPGAENIECATYRAPRNWYKTNEAIDLTIAVSRLAATSGNATASVITNPGGPGAPGRNFPARLRNQTKLRANQEIIGLDPRGTGKSTNITCGNAIGTGSDLDPRDRSRANLNLILDATKYAADSCQVKSGELGPLINTAQTIRDIDLLRVLLGRDKINWVGYSAGTWMGAHYAQQFPTRTGRFLLDSSTEFTTTWQNSFDGQPLGFERRWRQDFLPWMGKYDKVYGFGKNGEAARQTYEKVRFALTQNPVEVDGVPVSANALDSTIASYLYSKRNFPALADYLVNLKTLTEGTSSQQQKASAAQKVKAETVDGDGVIGPQPLFVPSDGDSYNASFWSIPCNEGKWTGTRQSVIRQSQKLIDRDLPLLGAGWLIQPCIFWKNKPVDLPKLDGRGVPPVLIVQSVHDPATPIEGATRAHRAFANSRMITVTGEGDHGIYAGGNVGVDKVVEDYLVDGKVPNDQSLPGLPLPVPAGA from the coding sequence ATGAAGAAACTCCGCTATGCGGTGGTGATCCCGGCTGTCGCCGGCACCATGCTGGCCGGGTTCACGCCTGCGTTCGCAGGGCCGGAGGCTGCCGGGCAGCAGCCGCTGAACTCCACCAACATTCCGGCGAAGTACGCGGACCAGAAGCTGGACTGGCACAAGTGCACCGCCGGCGAGCTGCCGTCCGCGCCGCCTCCGGGGGCCGAGAACATCGAGTGCGCGACCTACCGCGCGCCGCGTAACTGGTACAAGACGAACGAGGCCATCGACCTGACGATCGCCGTCAGCCGCCTCGCCGCCACCAGCGGCAACGCGACGGCCAGTGTCATCACGAACCCGGGTGGTCCCGGCGCTCCCGGCCGTAACTTCCCGGCCCGTCTGCGCAACCAGACGAAGCTGCGCGCGAACCAGGAGATCATCGGTCTCGACCCGCGCGGCACCGGCAAGAGCACCAACATCACCTGCGGCAACGCGATCGGCACCGGCTCCGACCTGGACCCGCGCGACCGCAGCCGGGCGAACCTCAACCTGATCCTGGATGCCACCAAGTACGCGGCGGACTCGTGCCAGGTGAAGTCCGGCGAGCTGGGCCCGCTCATCAACACCGCCCAGACCATCCGCGACATCGACCTGCTGCGTGTCCTCCTGGGCCGCGACAAGATCAACTGGGTCGGCTACTCGGCGGGCACCTGGATGGGCGCGCACTACGCGCAGCAGTTCCCCACCCGGACCGGCCGCTTCCTGCTCGACTCCTCGACCGAGTTCACCACCACCTGGCAGAACTCGTTCGACGGTCAGCCGCTCGGCTTCGAGCGCCGCTGGCGTCAGGACTTCCTGCCGTGGATGGGCAAGTACGACAAGGTCTACGGCTTCGGCAAGAACGGTGAGGCCGCTCGCCAGACCTACGAGAAGGTCCGCTTCGCGCTGACCCAGAACCCGGTCGAGGTCGACGGCGTCCCGGTTTCGGCCAACGCCCTCGACTCGACCATCGCTTCGTACCTCTACTCGAAGCGCAACTTCCCGGCACTGGCCGACTACCTGGTCAACCTGAAGACGCTGACCGAGGGCACCTCGTCGCAGCAGCAGAAGGCCTCGGCCGCGCAGAAGGTCAAGGCCGAGACCGTCGACGGTGACGGCGTCATCGGCCCGCAGCCGCTGTTCGTCCCGAGCGACGGCGACTCCTACAACGCCAGCTTCTGGTCCATCCCCTGCAACGAGGGCAAGTGGACCGGCACCCGGCAGAGCGTCATCCGCCAGTCGCAGAAGCTGATCGACCGCGATCTGCCGCTGCTCGGCGCCGGCTGGCTGATCCAGCCGTGCATCTTCTGGAAGAACAAGCCGGTCGACCTGCCGAAGCTCGACGGCCGCGGCGTCCCGCCGGTGCTGATCGTCCAGTCGGTGCACGACCCCGCGACCCCGATCGAGGGCGCGACCCGTGCGCACCGCGCGTTCGCGAACTCGCGGATGATCACCGTGACCGGTGAAGGTGACCACGGTATCTACGCCGGCGGCAACGTGGGTGTGGACAAGGTCGTGGAGGACTACCTCGTCGACGGCAAGGTGCCGAACGACCAGAGCCTCCCCGGACTCCCACTTCCGGTGCCCGCGGGCGCCTGA
- a CDS encoding helix-turn-helix domain-containing protein: MVRVPLTDEERERGERLGLALRDARAASSRSMVEVAAEAGISVETLRKIETGRIPTPAFFTVMAIADAVALPLDALRSAAEGDAEEVAEAS, encoded by the coding sequence ATGGTGCGAGTGCCGTTGACGGACGAGGAACGCGAACGTGGCGAGCGGCTGGGGCTGGCGCTCCGGGACGCGCGCGCGGCGTCGTCGCGGAGCATGGTCGAGGTCGCGGCCGAGGCCGGGATCTCGGTGGAGACGCTCCGGAAGATCGAGACCGGGCGGATCCCGACGCCCGCCTTCTTCACCGTGATGGCGATCGCGGACGCCGTCGCGCTGCCGCTGGACGCGCTGCGTTCGGCCGCCGAGGGCGACGCCGAAGAGGTCGCCGAAGCGAGCTGA
- a CDS encoding EndoU domain-containing protein, producing MGGGHAPGKGRRATSEFPAGWTDEQIIAVIKDVANDPSEPRLRLHNGRWRCAGERYGVHLIVLVEDNGHVKTGYPVAGPGVVRNPDTAADPANPTVADLAAGRISFFGDSLLDQIGDRIAPDVLAFYRTLHWSGEWEELADVLVAHALKENLNLGVDEYATLESLLNSFDLPIDGFLYLNDRAHALAALRP from the coding sequence GTGGGCGGCGGGCACGCACCGGGAAAGGGGCGGCGGGCGACCAGCGAGTTCCCCGCGGGCTGGACCGACGAGCAGATCATCGCGGTGATCAAGGACGTCGCGAACGATCCGAGCGAACCCCGCCTCAGACTCCACAACGGCCGTTGGCGCTGCGCCGGCGAACGGTACGGCGTGCACCTGATCGTGCTGGTCGAAGACAACGGCCACGTCAAGACGGGTTATCCGGTGGCGGGCCCCGGCGTGGTCCGCAATCCCGACACCGCCGCCGACCCGGCGAACCCGACCGTCGCCGACCTCGCCGCCGGCCGGATCAGCTTCTTCGGCGACAGCCTGCTCGACCAGATCGGCGACCGGATCGCGCCGGACGTCCTGGCCTTCTACCGCACCTTGCACTGGTCGGGTGAGTGGGAAGAACTGGCGGACGTCCTCGTCGCGCACGCGCTGAAGGAGAACCTGAACCTCGGCGTGGACGAGTACGCCACCTTGGAAAGCCTGCTGAACAGCTTCGACCTGCCGATCGACGGCTTCCTTTACCTGAACGACCGGGCACACGCCCTGGCCGCTCTGCGCCCCTGA
- a CDS encoding DUF6297 family protein, protein MVTTKAPTHVPGRQRFGGLLNGDYQTFLALFGFGALFTAFQNLPKLRDFLFGQSVVDFPAVFGLLVVLCAMFWRGLLRRGFVWAEPAALTWMDFARVDRRRVVVKRMWTLWSGLVLVVGYTGALVTAIGGGSKDVWIAMSALTASGAILAAVTARRTAIRGETLAPVVLALAGLAFAAAGLGPVAVEVLAGALFVVAVAVAFGGEPMSGVGRQELVDGWNARLLRAMAAVFMDPMLLIPESKPVPWLSLRRPTALRLAWAGVLGRARYAAASVVIACLVGVAHLAFPAIPAAALFTLGAYAALVPFVGGLGELWRNPGRRRWLGASDWELRLVNGLVITLLGIAWGILLGLVTLLLGVIPAWPVWLAIPLAVFAALRTATRPPMNYDVSGGAAGLQALRGVDVLVVGAVLLSVIA, encoded by the coding sequence GTGGTGACCACGAAGGCGCCAACGCATGTGCCCGGACGTCAGCGATTCGGCGGGCTGCTCAACGGCGACTACCAGACCTTTTTGGCACTGTTCGGTTTCGGCGCGCTGTTCACCGCCTTCCAGAACCTGCCGAAGCTCCGCGATTTCCTCTTTGGACAGTCCGTTGTGGACTTCCCGGCGGTCTTCGGGCTGCTGGTCGTGCTCTGCGCGATGTTCTGGCGCGGCCTCCTGCGCCGGGGCTTCGTCTGGGCCGAACCGGCGGCGCTGACGTGGATGGACTTCGCCCGCGTCGACAGGCGCCGTGTCGTCGTGAAGCGGATGTGGACGCTGTGGTCCGGCCTGGTCCTGGTGGTCGGTTACACCGGGGCGCTGGTCACCGCGATCGGCGGCGGATCGAAGGACGTGTGGATCGCGATGTCGGCGTTGACCGCCTCCGGCGCGATCCTGGCCGCCGTCACCGCGCGGCGGACGGCGATCCGCGGGGAAACGCTCGCGCCGGTCGTGCTCGCGCTCGCCGGTCTGGCGTTCGCGGCCGCGGGCCTCGGCCCGGTCGCCGTCGAGGTGCTGGCCGGCGCGTTGTTCGTGGTGGCGGTCGCGGTGGCCTTCGGCGGCGAGCCGATGTCCGGGGTCGGCCGTCAGGAACTCGTCGACGGCTGGAACGCGCGGCTGCTGCGGGCGATGGCCGCGGTGTTCATGGATCCCATGCTGCTGATCCCGGAGTCGAAACCGGTGCCGTGGCTGTCGCTGCGGCGTCCGACGGCGCTGCGGCTCGCGTGGGCCGGGGTGCTCGGCCGGGCGCGCTACGCGGCGGCGAGCGTGGTGATCGCGTGCCTGGTCGGCGTCGCGCACCTGGCCTTCCCGGCGATCCCCGCGGCGGCGCTGTTCACGCTCGGCGCGTACGCGGCGCTCGTGCCGTTCGTCGGCGGGCTCGGCGAACTGTGGCGCAACCCCGGCCGCAGGCGGTGGCTCGGCGCGTCCGACTGGGAGTTGCGGCTGGTCAACGGGCTGGTGATCACCCTGCTCGGTATCGCTTGGGGGATCCTGCTCGGTCTCGTGACGTTGCTCCTCGGCGTGATCCCGGCCTGGCCGGTGTGGCTCGCGATCCCGCTCGCGGTCTTCGCCGCGCTGCGGACGGCGACCCGGCCACCGATGAACTACGACGTCAGCGGCGGGGCGGCCGGGCTTCAGGCCCTGCGCGGTGTCGACGTCCTCGTCGTCGGTGCCGTCTTGCTCAGCGTGATCGCCTGA
- a CDS encoding ABC transporter ATP-binding protein, producing MIDVRGLGVQAGEHWLFDGLDFEVEAGECAVIVGPNGVGKSTLLRCLYGTQTPQRGRVVVAGGKPDERDVSFRRKVSVLFDDSDFFAELTPLQHLELLEGSFGADLGDFDALLADAGLAERAKVTAGKFSAGQRRRLLLLGATARPHDVLLLDEPERALDVAGKEWLTSLIKRSTDAGAAVVVATHHPPLLEAADSTLELW from the coding sequence ATGATCGACGTACGCGGGCTCGGCGTCCAGGCCGGGGAGCACTGGTTGTTCGACGGCCTCGACTTCGAGGTCGAGGCGGGCGAATGCGCGGTCATCGTCGGCCCCAACGGAGTCGGGAAATCGACCCTGTTGCGGTGTTTGTACGGAACGCAAACTCCGCAGCGCGGCCGCGTCGTCGTCGCGGGCGGAAAACCCGACGAACGCGATGTTTCCTTCCGTCGCAAGGTTTCCGTTCTGTTCGACGACTCCGATTTCTTCGCCGAGCTGACCCCGCTCCAGCATCTCGAACTGCTGGAGGGTTCGTTCGGTGCCGATCTCGGCGATTTCGACGCGCTCCTCGCGGACGCGGGGCTCGCCGAGCGGGCGAAGGTCACCGCGGGCAAGTTCTCGGCCGGGCAACGCCGTCGGCTGTTGCTCCTCGGCGCGACGGCGCGGCCGCACGACGTCCTGCTGCTCGACGAGCCCGAGCGGGCGCTCGACGTCGCGGGGAAGGAATGGCTGACGTCGTTGATCAAGCGTTCGACCGACGCCGGGGCGGCCGTCGTCGTGGCCACGCATCATCCGCCGCTGCTGGAAGCGGCCGACTCCACCCTTGAGTTGTGGTGA
- a CDS encoding LLM class F420-dependent oxidoreductase yields the protein MVKFGVNMVVPESRAAWVEKCRKAEDLGFDVIGAADHLGMAPPFPALVLAAEVTNRPRLNTFVINTAFYNPVLLARDVTGTDQFTEGRLELGLGAGYVKAEFEAAGMEFPRAGKRVDHLENTIKELKRLYADENHKPPTVQKPGPPLMIAGRGDRLLTLAAEHADIIGFTGTAAVPDGGALAVDDAAGIEERVNFVRGKLNGRAVEFNTLSHFVAVVEDRRKGLESLRELLDGTLTVEQLAELPTALVGTHEQIAEQILAHRERFGFTYFTVLEHNMDALAPVIESLRGK from the coding sequence ATGGTCAAATTCGGCGTCAACATGGTCGTCCCGGAAAGCCGTGCCGCGTGGGTCGAAAAGTGCCGCAAGGCCGAGGACCTCGGATTCGACGTGATCGGCGCGGCCGACCACCTCGGCATGGCGCCGCCGTTCCCGGCCCTCGTGCTCGCCGCCGAGGTGACGAACCGCCCTCGGCTCAACACTTTCGTCATCAACACCGCCTTCTACAACCCGGTGCTGCTGGCCCGCGACGTCACCGGCACGGACCAGTTCACCGAAGGCAGGCTGGAGCTCGGCCTGGGGGCCGGTTACGTGAAGGCCGAATTCGAAGCGGCGGGAATGGAGTTCCCGCGTGCGGGCAAACGCGTCGACCATCTCGAAAACACCATAAAAGAGCTGAAACGGCTCTATGCCGACGAAAACCACAAACCGCCGACGGTGCAGAAACCGGGCCCGCCGCTGATGATCGCCGGCCGCGGCGACCGGCTCCTCACCCTGGCGGCCGAACACGCCGACATCATCGGCTTCACCGGCACGGCGGCCGTTCCCGATGGTGGCGCGCTCGCCGTCGACGACGCGGCCGGAATCGAGGAGCGGGTGAACTTCGTCCGCGGGAAACTGAACGGCCGCGCGGTCGAATTCAATACCCTCTCGCATTTCGTCGCCGTGGTCGAAGACCGGCGAAAAGGGTTGGAGAGCCTGCGAGAGTTACTCGACGGCACGCTCACCGTCGAACAACTCGCCGAGCTGCCGACGGCTTTGGTCGGCACCCACGAGCAGATCGCGGAACAGATCCTGGCGCATCGCGAACGCTTCGGCTTCACCTACTTCACCGTGCTGGAACACAACATGGACGCGCTCGCTCCGGTGATCGAATCCTTGCGCGGCAAATGA
- a CDS encoding phosphoenolpyruvate carboxykinase (GTP), which produces MTAVAIPGLENAPTTHSGVLSWVREVAELTTPDRVVWVDGSDEEAARINAELVSAGTFVQLDAKPNSFWAASDPNDVARVEERTFICSENEEDAGPTNNWMDPAEMKATMTELYRGCMRGRTMYVIPFCMGPLGAEDPKLGIEITDFAYVVASMRVMTRAGKAALDKFVTEDGTEREFVPALHSVGAPLEPGQEDVSWPCNTTKYISHFPESREIWSYGSGYGGNSLLGKKCYSLRIGSVIARDEGWLAEHMLILKLISPEDKVHYVAAAFPSACGKTNLAMLQPTIPGWRAETLGDDIAWMRFGEDGRLYAVNPEFGFFGVAPGTDWHTNPNAMRTIEKGNTVYTNVALTDDGDIWWEGMGDKPEHATSWKKQDWTPESEEKAAHPNSRYCTPMSQCPILAPEWDDPQGVPISAILFGGRRKTTVPLVNEARDWQHGVFMGATMSSETTAAAAGAVGNVRRDPMAMLPFLGYHAGDYFKHWLDLGKNADADKLPKIFYVNWFRRGDDGRFLWPGFGENSRILKWVIDRVEGKGNANETPVGFVPNAEDLDTDGLKEPLADIQAALDVSADEWRQELPLIEEWFEKIGDKVPSSLRDELDALKQRLG; this is translated from the coding sequence ATGACCGCAGTCGCCATCCCTGGACTGGAAAATGCGCCGACGACGCACAGTGGCGTGCTGTCCTGGGTCCGGGAGGTCGCCGAACTGACCACTCCGGACCGTGTGGTGTGGGTCGACGGGTCCGACGAAGAGGCCGCCCGGATCAACGCCGAGCTGGTCTCCGCCGGCACGTTCGTGCAGCTCGACGCGAAGCCCAACTCGTTCTGGGCGGCTTCCGACCCGAATGACGTCGCCCGCGTCGAAGAACGCACCTTCATCTGTTCCGAGAACGAAGAGGACGCCGGTCCCACCAACAACTGGATGGACCCGGCCGAGATGAAGGCCACGATGACCGAGCTGTACCGCGGGTGCATGCGCGGTCGCACGATGTACGTCATCCCCTTCTGCATGGGCCCCCTCGGAGCCGAGGACCCCAAGCTCGGCATCGAGATCACCGACTTCGCCTACGTCGTCGCCTCCATGCGCGTGATGACCCGCGCCGGCAAGGCCGCGCTGGACAAGTTCGTCACCGAGGACGGCACCGAGCGCGAGTTCGTCCCGGCCCTGCACTCCGTCGGCGCGCCGCTGGAGCCGGGCCAGGAGGACGTCTCCTGGCCGTGCAACACCACCAAGTACATCTCGCACTTCCCCGAGTCCCGCGAGATCTGGAGCTACGGCTCCGGCTACGGCGGCAACTCGCTGCTGGGCAAGAAGTGCTACTCGCTGCGCATCGGTTCGGTCATCGCCCGCGACGAGGGCTGGCTGGCCGAGCACATGCTGATCCTCAAGCTGATCTCGCCCGAGGACAAGGTCCACTACGTCGCGGCGGCGTTCCCGAGTGCCTGCGGCAAGACCAACCTCGCCATGCTGCAGCCGACCATCCCCGGCTGGCGCGCCGAGACCCTCGGTGACGACATCGCGTGGATGCGGTTCGGCGAGGACGGCCGCCTGTACGCGGTGAACCCCGAGTTCGGCTTCTTCGGCGTCGCGCCGGGCACCGACTGGCACACCAACCCCAACGCGATGCGCACCATCGAAAAGGGCAACACGGTCTACACGAACGTCGCGCTCACCGACGACGGCGACATCTGGTGGGAGGGCATGGGCGACAAGCCCGAGCACGCCACCTCCTGGAAGAAGCAGGACTGGACGCCGGAGTCGGAAGAGAAGGCCGCGCACCCGAACTCGCGCTACTGCACCCCGATGTCGCAGTGCCCGATCCTCGCGCCGGAGTGGGACGACCCGCAGGGCGTGCCGATCTCGGCGATCCTGTTCGGCGGCCGCCGCAAGACCACGGTCCCGCTGGTGAACGAGGCCCGCGACTGGCAGCACGGCGTGTTCATGGGCGCCACCATGTCGTCGGAGACCACCGCGGCCGCCGCCGGCGCGGTCGGCAACGTGCGCCGCGACCCGATGGCCATGCTGCCGTTCCTCGGCTACCACGCCGGTGACTACTTCAAGCACTGGCTGGACCTCGGCAAGAACGCCGACGCGGACAAGCTGCCGAAGATCTTCTACGTCAACTGGTTCCGCCGTGGCGACGACGGCCGTTTCCTGTGGCCGGGCTTCGGCGAGAACTCGCGGATCCTGAAGTGGGTCATCGACCGCGTCGAGGGCAAGGGCAACGCGAACGAGACCCCGGTCGGTTTCGTGCCGAACGCCGAGGACCTCGACACCGACGGCCTCAAGGAGCCGCTGGCCGACATCCAGGCCGCGCTGGACGTCTCCGCCGACGAGTGGCGTCAGGAACTGCCGCTCATCGAGGAGTGGTTCGAGAAGATCGGCGACAAGGTCCCGTCGTCGCTGCGTGACGAGCTGGACGCGCTCAAGCAGCGCCTCGGCTGA
- a CDS encoding dynamin family protein has translation MTAPSAAANLPAVVKSTREQLLTVVREADPQAAKWVEDIRKTRPKKPSVVVVGETNRGKSSLVNALLSMPGLSPVDADVATATYLVFEHAEQWSAQACYPGQLAPVPINLNDLIHWVSAAHELPEGQIPPRYVEVSGPVPLLERVSIVDTPGVGGLDSMHGELAKEAAAGATALLFVVDSSSPFTAQELQFLQDMGERVETVLFALTKTDQFRGWREVLEADRRLLAEHAPRFADAVFHPVSARMFETAAKAPNEQMAMMLREKAGIAALQGALQEMLVGRSAMLGEANTLRALSSALGELKAKLQAESRALSAGEAEAEQLRQRRDDLTTERRSSTRGWQLKLRAEIQRTRVEVGHETSRQMRDASTHFRQRIDGAKRDDLAALPQQVDIALQTTSQRISMLLSQRLNQVTNVALAELFSPEELDIIRGQFARAGGPPVVLRPPDKKPPTAEDKLLIFMGVSGGLGAGKVAALPLAGVAILNPVILPATIIIGLGAGWWMARTRKHASDKQHMKQWLVEAIADARSTLDQLVAEQLIEAEQQLSMALDEALGRRIDAIEAELKEVDKTIKMGAQERAKKISVVAKRLKDVSDGRDRAEALLGRIRSLRDA, from the coding sequence GTGACCGCTCCGAGCGCGGCGGCCAACCTGCCCGCGGTCGTGAAGAGCACCCGCGAGCAGCTGCTCACCGTCGTCCGTGAAGCCGATCCTCAGGCCGCGAAATGGGTCGAGGACATCCGGAAGACGCGGCCGAAGAAGCCGTCGGTCGTGGTGGTCGGCGAGACCAACCGCGGCAAGAGCTCGCTCGTGAACGCGCTCCTGTCCATGCCGGGACTGTCCCCTGTGGACGCCGACGTGGCCACGGCGACGTATCTCGTCTTCGAACACGCCGAGCAGTGGTCCGCGCAGGCCTGCTACCCGGGCCAGCTGGCGCCGGTGCCGATCAACCTGAACGACCTGATCCACTGGGTCTCGGCGGCGCACGAACTGCCGGAAGGGCAGATCCCGCCGCGGTACGTCGAGGTCTCCGGCCCGGTCCCGCTGCTCGAACGAGTGTCCATTGTGGATACCCCGGGCGTCGGCGGGCTCGATTCGATGCACGGCGAGCTGGCGAAGGAGGCCGCCGCGGGCGCCACCGCGCTGTTGTTCGTCGTCGACTCCTCCTCGCCGTTCACCGCGCAGGAACTGCAGTTCCTGCAGGACATGGGCGAGCGCGTCGAGACCGTGCTGTTCGCGCTGACCAAGACCGACCAGTTCCGCGGCTGGCGCGAAGTCCTCGAAGCCGACCGGCGGCTGCTCGCCGAGCACGCCCCCCGGTTCGCGGACGCGGTGTTCCACCCGGTGTCCGCGCGCATGTTCGAAACGGCGGCCAAGGCCCCGAACGAGCAGATGGCCATGATGCTGCGCGAGAAGGCGGGCATCGCCGCGCTGCAGGGCGCGTTGCAGGAGATGCTGGTCGGCCGTTCGGCGATGCTGGGCGAGGCCAACACCCTGCGCGCGCTGTCGAGCGCGCTCGGCGAACTCAAGGCGAAACTCCAGGCGGAAAGCCGCGCGCTGTCCGCCGGCGAGGCCGAAGCGGAGCAACTGCGCCAGCGCCGCGACGATCTGACCACCGAACGCCGGTCTTCGACCCGCGGCTGGCAGCTGAAACTGCGTGCGGAGATCCAGAGGACCCGTGTCGAGGTCGGGCACGAGACCAGCAGGCAGATGCGCGACGCGTCGACCCACTTCCGCCAGCGGATCGACGGCGCGAAACGGGACGATCTCGCCGCGCTGCCCCAGCAGGTCGACATCGCGCTGCAGACGACGTCGCAGCGGATCTCGATGCTGCTCTCCCAGCGGCTCAACCAGGTCACCAACGTCGCGCTCGCCGAACTGTTCTCGCCCGAAGAGCTCGACATCATCCGAGGCCAGTTCGCCAGGGCGGGCGGCCCGCCGGTCGTGCTGCGCCCGCCGGACAAGAAACCGCCGACGGCCGAGGACAAACTGCTCATCTTCATGGGGGTTTCCGGCGGTCTCGGCGCCGGGAAGGTCGCCGCGCTGCCGCTGGCGGGTGTCGCGATCCTGAACCCGGTGATCCTGCCCGCCACGATCATCATCGGGCTCGGTGCAGGCTGGTGGATGGCGCGGACCCGCAAACACGCGTCGGACAAGCAGCACATGAAGCAATGGCTGGTCGAGGCGATCGCCGACGCGCGGTCCACGTTGGACCAGCTCGTCGCGGAGCAGCTGATCGAAGCCGAACAGCAGCTTTCGATGGCGCTCGACGAAGCCCTCGGCCGCCGCATCGACGCGATCGAGGCGGAGCTGAAGGAAGTCGACAAGACGATCAAGATGGGCGCGCAGGAACGGGCGAAGAAGATCTCGGTCGTCGCGAAGCGCCTGAAGGACGTCTCGGACGGCCGGGACCGCGCTGAGGCACTGCTCGGACGCATTCGGTCACTGCGCGACGCCTGA